A single genomic interval of Lathyrus oleraceus cultivar Zhongwan6 chromosome 7, CAAS_Psat_ZW6_1.0, whole genome shotgun sequence harbors:
- the LOC127108043 gene encoding uncharacterized protein LOC127108043 — translation MKLFSSRNLFSVIVSQKPISENQKHFFLWLKLHLKHRKMKSMRNVKYEEALEKFESVLGTKLEPNEAAVAGFELPRCKQCSHIHNCHGATTTTSSCTDVSTSSSFTLC, via the exons ATGAAGCTCTTTTCTTCCAGAAACCTTTTTTCTGTTATAGTTTCTCAAAAACCCATTTCTGAAAATCAAAAGCATTTCTTTTTGTGGTTAAAGCTTCATCTGAAGCATCGAAAGATGAAGAGTATGAG GAATGTGAAGTACGAGGAAGCATTAGAGAAATTTGAGTCAGTTTTGGGAACAAAATTAGAGCCTAATGAAGCAGCAGTGGCAG GTTTTGAACTCCCACGCTGCAAACAATGTTCCCACATCCACAATTGCCATggtgcaacaacaacaacatcaagtTGCACAGATGTATCCACAAGTTCATCTTTCACATTATGCTAA